One genomic window of Campylobacter fetus subsp. fetus includes the following:
- a CDS encoding lipid A biosynthesis lauroyl acyltransferase, giving the protein MSDIIYLFLYKFFKFVVTYTPQSLQSPFFTALAYIFYKFDKKHTNIMRVNLKMCFPEFTGQKIEKIIKATYRNFGYFGADFLRNQDSTKENILNKVSFKNEDILLDALDTKRPIIVQTAHYGNWELFSLAMAAKFGSVSIVGRNLDSSVMDQILSKNRTKFDIELIPKDGGARDILKALKNRRLLGILVDQNTAKKDGVQCEFFGKKIMHTPAASIFANKTGAIIIPAFIKRISRDKNEICFFKEILAENYEGDKLQKATQAQSDATEQMIKEKPDEYFWMHKKFKHFYEEIYK; this is encoded by the coding sequence ATGAGTGATATAATTTATCTGTTTTTATATAAATTTTTTAAATTTGTAGTAACTTACACACCACAATCATTGCAAAGTCCGTTTTTTACGGCACTTGCGTATATTTTTTATAAATTCGATAAAAAACATACAAACATCATGAGAGTAAATTTAAAAATGTGTTTTCCGGAATTTACAGGGCAAAAAATAGAAAAAATTATAAAAGCAACGTACAGAAATTTCGGCTATTTCGGAGCTGATTTTTTACGAAATCAAGATAGCACAAAAGAAAATATACTAAATAAAGTTAGTTTCAAAAATGAAGATATATTGCTAGACGCGCTAGACACAAAACGCCCTATCATAGTACAAACAGCGCATTATGGAAACTGGGAGCTTTTCAGTCTTGCGATGGCAGCAAAGTTTGGTAGTGTTTCTATAGTCGGCAGAAACCTTGATAGCAGTGTTATGGATCAAATTTTAAGCAAAAATAGAACAAAATTTGACATAGAGCTTATACCAAAAGACGGCGGCGCTAGAGATATTCTTAAAGCTCTTAAAAATAGGCGTCTGCTTGGAATTTTAGTAGATCAAAATACAGCCAAAAAAGATGGAGTTCAGTGTGAGTTTTTCGGCAAAAAGATCATGCACACCCCAGCTGCTAGTATATTTGCTAACAAAACAGGAGCCATCATCATTCCTGCTTTTATAAAACGTATTTCAAGGGATAAAAACGAAATTTGCTTTTTTAAAGAGATTTTAGCTGAAAATTATGAAGGGGATAAGCTTCAAAAAGCGACTCAAGCTCAAAGCGATGCTACTGAACAGATGATAAAAGAAAAACCGGACGAATACTTTTGGATGCATAAAAAATTTAAACATTTTTATGAGGAAATTTACAAATGA
- the waaC gene encoding lipopolysaccharide heptosyltransferase I, protein MKIAIIKLSSLGDIVHATVVLQFIKKYCEAAEISWFADEKFGSILDSHPDIKEVIKLPLKDKKFVKTYKILSKFRNKFDIIIDLQGLIKSAIVGRILGKNLVGFDKFSAKEPLCSMFYNAKINCDYNENIIIRNLTLASKALNFKFTTSQIDNKIPCFKVNDDNFDFLDKNSKNLLIAPFASEKSKRYDKFKTVINGLKKYNIFISFGSEKEKAEALDLTKNTHAKLLPALSLNRMINLINKVDLVIGNDSGITHIAWAQNRASITIFGNRPSKRNAYKTDKNIVLDTGKKIDAKCIDKSDFCVCDIDPNLVIKEAKRLIDE, encoded by the coding sequence TTGAAAATAGCCATCATAAAACTCTCCAGCCTTGGCGATATAGTACATGCAACCGTAGTTTTGCAATTTATAAAAAAATATTGCGAAGCAGCCGAAATTTCGTGGTTTGCAGATGAAAAATTCGGCTCTATTTTAGACTCGCATCCTGATATAAAAGAAGTTATAAAACTTCCTTTAAAAGATAAAAAATTTGTAAAAACTTACAAAATTTTATCTAAATTTAGAAATAAATTTGATATCATCATCGACCTTCAAGGACTTATAAAATCAGCTATCGTCGGGCGAATTTTAGGAAAAAATTTGGTAGGATTTGATAAGTTTAGCGCAAAAGAGCCACTTTGCAGCATGTTTTATAATGCAAAAATCAACTGCGATTATAATGAAAATATAATAATTAGAAATTTAACTCTAGCCAGCAAAGCCCTTAATTTTAAATTTACAACAAGCCAAATAGATAATAAAATACCATGCTTTAAAGTAAACGACGATAATTTTGATTTTTTAGATAAAAACAGTAAAAATCTACTAATAGCACCTTTTGCAAGCGAAAAAAGCAAACGCTACGACAAATTTAAAACGGTGATAAACGGATTAAAAAAGTATAATATCTTTATAAGTTTTGGCTCAGAAAAAGAAAAGGCTGAAGCATTAGATCTTACAAAAAATACTCACGCCAAACTACTTCCTGCACTTAGTTTAAATCGTATGATAAATCTTATAAACAAAGTCGATTTAGTCATAGGAAACGATAGCGGTATAACTCACATTGCGTGGGCGCAAAATAGAGCTTCTATAACTATTTTCGGAAATCGCCCAAGCAAACGAAACGCTTATAAAACAGATAAAAATATAGTACTAGACACAGGAAAAAAGATAGATGCAAAATGCATTGATAAAAGTGATTTTTGCGTATGTGATATAGATCCGAATTTAGTTATAAAAGAGGCAAAAAGGCTGATTGATGAGTGA